A single window of Dermacentor albipictus isolate Rhodes 1998 colony chromosome 1, USDA_Dalb.pri_finalv2, whole genome shotgun sequence DNA harbors:
- the LOC135920342 gene encoding myb/SANT-like DNA-binding domain-containing protein 1 — protein MATASGTDEQPPARQRKPRVQWSERDTWALIKLWEDNLPSLRAQKHNGGVYDGIAQALTSMGVPRTKAQVHSKIENLGQTYRSCLKHMTTGSSPPSWPFFSEVHRFLGSLPVHDTSLMEEAGCSESTTSSTASVEELIFDMLDSGSASCEDVAEDCSPSESPVQQVESRNLASGSSECARRKRRQPAGDFQERMLEEQRRQREQFADAHKMEMDLRKEGLKLQEKLVDAMLKFFSKN, from the exons ATGGCTACGGCGAGCGGTACCGACGAACAGCCTCCGGCACGCCAAAGAAAACCGCGGGTACAGTGGTCGGAGAGAGACACCTGGGCGTTAATCAAGTTATGGGAAGACAACCTGCCCTCGCTGCGTGCGCAGAAGCACAACGGAGGCGTTTACGATGGCATTGCACAAGCATTGACGAGCATGGGTGTACCTCGCACAAAGGCGCAAGTGCACAGCAAGATAGAGAACCTGGGACAGACCTACAG GAGCTGCCTGAAACACATGACAACAGGGTCATCACCGCCGAGCTGGCCATTCTTCTCCGAAGTCCATAGGTTTCTAGGATCCCTGCCTGTTCACGATACATCTTTAATGGAAGAGGCTGGGTGCAGCGAGAGCACAACAAGCAGCACTGCCTCCGTCGAAGAA CTGATCTTCGACATGCTTGATTCCGGCTCTGCTTCTTGTGAAGACGTCGCCGAAGATTGTTCACCTTCCGAGTCGCCAGTACAACAGGTTGAATCCAGGAACCTCGCAAGTGGCAGTTCCGAATGTGCCCGCAGGAAGAGAAGGCAACCGGCTGGCGACTTTCAAGAAAGGATGCTTGAGGAGCAGCGACGGCAGAGAGAGCAGTTTGCTGATGCGCACAAAATGGAAATGGATCTCCGTAAAGAGGGGCTCAAGTTGCAAGAGAAACTTGTAGATGCAATGTTGAAGTTTTTTAGTAAAAACTGA